One Carya illinoinensis cultivar Pawnee chromosome 5, C.illinoinensisPawnee_v1, whole genome shotgun sequence genomic window, GAACACGTACACACCAATGGACTCAACAGTACTCAAACATAAGCACAATGTGATGATGTATGTCTGTATATCAAGAGAGAATCGATCGTCAATGCCCAATGAATTTCCttagaattttctttaaaaactatAACGAATATGGCAAATCTGGCCTATTTCCACACCCTAGAAGTTGTGcatattattctatatatacttAAGATTTGAGTAAATCAATTAGAGAGTCTATTAAAACCCTGGTGAAAAAGTGATTCTCAAAATTTTCACTTAGCAAACTTTCTAACCAATTTTCCAATCACTACATTGTCGAGCTCTTTTGGCTACATAAACATTAGAATTTGGAGATCCTTTTGAAACATGAATGTAAAAGACGTGTCTCACCACCAAACGTAATTGCTTACCTGCAACTATATCAAAAGGTGACGGCGTGCAGCTACTCCgatactaatattaataaaaaaattgtatatgaTTCAAAATGTTTTAGAGTTACCTGGTGCCCATATATATAAGTGCGGGAAAGTACcgaatcatcatcatcatcattggaTTACTTTCATATGATGCTTAGTCGGTCCTCTTATCCCTAAATAATAGGAGTAATCTACTCGCCACATTGGTGCTTATCCACTCTATCATACAACGGAATACTAAGCTCCCGTGGGCCTTTAGCCTTTAGTTTGGGCCATGCCTATCACTGTAATACATAGTTGGGCTGAGGTACCAAATGGACCATCCAATGAATTTATAGATAATTGAGTTTGCTTTTCAAAGCAACCAATATCACCTCAATCAAATATGGGAATAAAAAGTTATGACTGATTTACTTAGGCTAGATCAAGTCTTGCAAATTTGCAATCTTTGCACTTTTTGTTTCAATTGCAATCTAGACTCTACTCAACATATTTACAACTTAATTGGACTAAGTTTTAGGGCTTTACACCAACGTATCAATATTGGTTTCGGCACAAAACCGAGACTCCACTGACGTGAGAGAACGTTGCTAAGAAACAACCGAAACCGATCGACTATGGAAGAGAAAACCGATTCCATCAGTCTCGACGTGTGTCAACACGATCTTTGGTCTACCATCGGCATCTTTGTGATGGAGGGATGtcgtgaagaagaagaatggcaTCTCTGTGATGGAGGGTTGAAGAGGATTACGACGCGACGCAAGGAAAGAGACTATGccaggaagaagaagatgggagATTATTAAACCTAGTTCAAAATGACATTTTACTCATTTAAGTGAAACAGCAccgttttatatacatatattcataaaaataaaaataaaaatggaatcaGTCACTTCAACAGTTTCAAGGTTTGAACCTACACCAAACCACCGCTATCGATTTTCTCATTTATTCTCTCCCCTACTGACTGGTTCCAGCCGGTTCCGTGCTCCAGCCGCCCATCTAATCGGTTCCCGGCCAGGTCCGGCGGTTCTTGTACACCCCTACTAAGTTTTgtcataaaaacataacaaaatattatttttacactaacagATATATACATTCAGTCAGTAGCTTTAACATTGGAGTGTTCTGTCTTTCTTATAAGCTTTCAATAAAACCTAAACCTTTTTGCTATCTACAAATTCTCAATCTGTATGCCGCAGTAAGAGGACAAACAAACAAATGAAGATACTATACAGCATGCCCTCAAAATACACACCGAGAATGCGCCAGCGAGGCAAGAATTTTTGGATTGTGTTCTGCCTCATTCTTGTCAACTGAACCCAGCATTAATCATTCTCTTTATTCCATGTTAGAACTCTGCCATAAAATCTAAAATCCTTGCTATTCCTTCTGAGTGTGGCCATTCAAATCAGATGATTCCAGAAATAATGGAAGCCATAGTTCCACACGAGTTCCACCTGCCCCAAGGGCAGCATCTGTGGTCCGGGGAGATATGATACGGAGTACACAGCCGTAACTCTCTAGTATCTCACGAGCAACAGCTATCCCAGCAACAAAGTTCCATGTCAGGTTATCTTCAACCATATCTTCCGAAAAGAGATCTGCTCCAAATGGTGTGAGGGAATGCATCTGCGTCTGCATGCCAAAGCAACCATAGACAATTTATATCTAATAAAAAACATGGGCAAAAACAGACTACGGGAACCATAATATTTCATTGATCTAATAGATCGCAGACCACTTTTTTGTATCAGCAACATAAATTCCTCACAATTTTTATACATGAAGTATCCAACcaaaaaaagagatttttaaagttgtatatagtaaaaatattacatCAGACAAATCATAGCAATGAGCAGAATCGAACCATGAGTTCAGTCTTCAAAGTGTGTGAACTAAAAAATGGTAAAAGAGctataaattcaaagaatacaAGTAAATGGGGCAGATTTAGACAAAATAATTGGTTGGGAAAGAGCGGAGAGGGGGGATGGAATAATTTCTTTGTTGGCAAATGATGCATAATGTCTAAAAAGTATTGAGGGGTCAAAACATAACTTTAAAACAATTCACATACAAGCGCAAACACACCATATATGACAGGCCCTGGTCACCCTCAACCCACTGAAACCATCCATGTGAATAGATAGTTCCCCTTAAATATACTCGAACAAAAGGCCCAAGAATTACCTAGTTCATATGGCTTATTGGATGGTTTAGCATCAGTGATGCAAGTACTAATACGTACATATGtatgcataaatatatataacagacgTTCCTAGGTGTATGTATTCATATGTGACACAGAAGGGACTCCACAACATTTCGTTTGATTATTTGAAACAGGTCAGCAGGAAGGagagttcattttttttatcgCTAAATGAGAGGAGAATTCATCACATTTACCATATAGTGCATATCAGGCCCATCATCGTCAATAACAACAAGGGAACCACCTGCCGGTGCTCCAGTAGACACAATTTCAACCTTTCCTCCAACATGCGTACGCAGCAATGCACCCTCAATCAAATTGCTCAGGGCCTGCCGCAAAGCAGGTTCTTCCACAGCAACTTGCAGGGGATCTGAAAGTTCACTTAGTTCTACTACACGTTGCTGCTTATGAGCAAGAGGTCTTACAGCCTCAATCAAATCTGCCAACACAGTAGAAATATTGCATGGTCTTCCTAAcataaagaaaaaacataagCAAAaggaaattttcaaatttaagacTAATGAATAAGATCAGATTTAAAGCATCCtgcattcaaaaaaaaaaaaaaaaaaacaaagatgtTTAGGGCTTTGGTTAGGTTCTCCCTAGACAGACCCATTGCACTGAGGGCTGAAATCAAGAAAAGGGAAGATGTTGAAGGaagaaaatagaacaaaaacaaattgaGTCCTAACTTATAATATCCAGTTAATTGAAGAGGGTCCTGGATACCCCCTCCAACCACAAGATTGAGTACCAATTTACCTAATTCCATGTTGTAGAGGTGCAAGAGCCAGGGGCGGGAGGGGCATCTCTAAATCCTTGGCTACAGCATTTAGAGAAAGTGGCTCGTGAGACTTTTGCACCTTATTTTTTGAACCATCGCTTGAAAGGTTATTTGGTAACTGAGACCTCACCGACTCATGGGCATAAGTAGAATTGTGCACTTTCTTCAATGTTTCATCATTGTAGTGAACTATATGAGCCTAGAAAGACAAAAGTTCATTAATACAATAATATCAGAAACACAACTGCCTTCTTAaacttaacaaataaaattatcaagactgtccaaaaaaaataaaaataaaaattaacaagaTAACATTCTAGAAAGAAGTTAATTTAAGAAGAGTTATTCTACTTTCAACTTTCAAGCCGGTATATAGAGTACCCAATCCACCTCAGTTAaatggtaagatttgatttgtaagattcaaattttaaaatttattttccaaatCATATTATGCAATATCAGCACTTTACTATGTGTGTTATTCACACCAGCTTATACATAGAATTTCCCATTTAAGAAAGCTCTATAAGAACAcaacattttctcttttaaatgtaggCACCAAGGAGGCACCTGGTAGACAAGAAGTACATAAGAAAGAGTCAACTTAGTCATGAAATGTGAAAAGGATCGATAATCTAGAAAAGAAATACAAGGCAAAGTACTTATAAGAAAAATTGGTGCAGCCAGCCATATGTAGAGAGTGAGGCATCTTATCCAAATCATTTAAGAAATCTACCCCTATCAACATTATCGTAACCGTTAACACAATAGAGAGTGAAATGACACAAAGGTTACTTGAAAATGTGTGGCCCCATTCTAATAGTCTGGATGTTTCGCCGAAatagaaattataaaagaaatgtCAAAATTCTTTCAAAATTCTGAACAAAAACAAAGCACTAAAAGTAATAGCATAAAATGGCTTGCCTATGGAAGCGTTTGtattctgagagagagagagagagagagagagagagagagagagagagagagtgcctTTGTCAAGTAAACTGCATCCTGGAGTTGTTGAAGGGTATCTCTAATATGATCACCTTGCACCAGTATGTCTTTGACAATGTCATAAGAAATCTGCAAGATTGTTTCTTTCAGCCGTCTACAAattacaaatgaaaaaaatatatattcataattaaATTCCAGGTTACATAAGCACCACAAGGCATGTACCTCACTTTTCTTCAACTGAACAGATAGCATTTTACCTAAAGTCCGAATGCTAGAAAGAGGACCACGAATCTGTTAGAGAATTAATGGAAGAACAATTGCAATAAGTTACAACCATATAAGCCGAAAAACAACAGCAGTCAGCAAGACATCTTACTTGCTCAACCAGATCACACATCCTGACATTATTTTGCCATGACGATTGCTGGAGCAACATTGCTTTCTGTCCAAGAAGCAAAGCAGATAAAGGCCATcaacacaaatattataaaaatcaaatctcaAATATTCCAGGCTGAAATACCAGATTTAAACAAGAGAAATCAAAATATATAGTGatggaaaaataacaaaagccaacaaatattaattttggagGCTTATAACTAATGTATTTCAGACTTGAAATCCTTGCACTTGTAGTATCACTTTCAATTTGACACTCTTGTATATAAGGTTTGGAGTTCCGGCAATGGAATTCTGTTTTGACTCTTATTTTAGTTCTCCAAAATGAGACACTCATATAATGATTCTTTTGCAAATGCTTCAAAATCAATGAGTACAGATTCAATTAACAAGTTAAGTGACAGGCACAAGACATACGAAAGCATCCATTGGCACCACCAAGAGCATAGACAACTTTAATCACAAATTATTAAATAGGACCGAAATGAGTAAATTGTCACAGCGTACCACTGCACTATTTTCGAAAAATCACGCCCAATAAGACACCCGCAATGTACCTGATCCATAACATATGCCATTGCTAGAGACCGAGCGATGTTGATAGCATTTGCTCTCTGCTCGGCACTAAAACTGTACATTCTCATTGACTCATCCTTGACACTTTTAATTTCCCAGGATTTGATACCCGACCCTGGAGGCAAAGAATATGCTTCCTCCGGAGAAGGGAAGTAGTGAATCAAATCATGCGCATCACTCAACCCATCCTCACACGCTCCTGGCTCCAACATCGGAAGCTCGGCAACCAAGAACCCCACCACAAACGGGTTTTTCACCATCGGAAAGACCACGGCCCTGTTCTCAGGCACGAAGACTTCTACCtacatttaaatttcaaattcatttaATTCCATCAATAACAGCCATAACTATTATTCATTGAAAATAATAGTCAGGCTACACCAAAATCAAAATGTCATACTTGTTGATTCGAAAGGGCAGCTTCTGCTGCGCGCAAACCCGTGGGAACACCGAAAGTGCCGACTAATATCACAGTGTCGGACACACCGACTCCTCCAGGATAAACGGTAGCGCGACGTAGCTCTAGACGGTCCATCACATAACTACCGGCTGGCCTTACATAGACCTGCATAAAACAGAACCGCTTCATTACTTCTCTTCCTAAGAAAAGCTTTATTTAATTTAGCAACAGTAATTTTCCAGACACATTTTAGCAAAACTTCAAACTTTTAGGCAGCCAAACAGGagggtaaaggaaaatgaaaacacGGACAGACAGACCGAGAGCTGAGCGTCGGGATCAAGAATTCGGCGAAAGAGGTCTAACTGTTCGATACAGAGTCGCTGAAAATCAGGGCTCGGAAGAACCAGGCGACTCTTGTGGTCCTTTTCAGTCCTCTGCAAGAACTCAACGGGGGAGGTAGAAGCTCTGCGAATGGTGGAGGCGACGGCGGAGGCGGAGGAGACCATGGGTCCCTCGGGTTCATCGTGGTTAGAGACGTGGCGGAGCGTGTGGGGGTTAGGATTAGTGAGGGAAGAAGAAGCGTGGGTGAAGAGGAAGAAGGGGAAGAGTCTTCTATGATTGGGAACGTAAGGtctgagagagagaagggagctGATATTTGTGCAGAAATGGAGGCTAAAGGCGTGAgagttggagttggagagaGGTGGTCGAGGAGTAGTTGCAGACAGTAGCATCGTAGACGATGTATTGGAGGGGAAGGCCAGAGGAGAGTGGATGGAGCCAAATCCAAAGCCGAAGGCAAGCGACTTGGCCGTTGAAAGGCTGAAAGCTGTGTGGAGGAgatgaaacaaaacaaaaaaggtcAGGCAAAAAGTGGACGATATTTTCAAACTTGCAACGATGCCGTTTCCATTTTTCTATCAACCATACTTACTGTTGCTCCGTTGGTTCATTAGTGCTGCTACCTACCCAAGGATCACCTCTTTGACAGCCTCTGAAAGGGGAACCC contains:
- the LOC122310716 gene encoding chloroplast sensor kinase, chloroplastic; protein product: MNQRSNTFSLSTAKSLAFGFGFGSIHSPLAFPSNTSSTMLLSATTPRPPLSNSNSHAFSLHFCTNISSLLSLRPYVPNHRRLFPFFLFTHASSSLTNPNPHTLRHVSNHDEPEGPMVSSASAVASTIRRASTSPVEFLQRTEKDHKSRLVLPSPDFQRLCIEQLDLFRRILDPDAQLSVYVRPAGSYVMDRLELRRATVYPGGVGVSDTVILVGTFGVPTGLRAAEAALSNQQVEVFVPENRAVVFPMVKNPFVVGFLVAELPMLEPGACEDGLSDAHDLIHYFPSPEEAYSLPPGSGIKSWEIKSVKDESMRMYSFSAEQRANAINIARSLAMAYVMDQKAMLLQQSSWQNNVRMCDLVEQIRGPLSSIRTLGKMLSVQLKKSEISYDIVKDILVQGDHIRDTLQQLQDAVYLTKAHIVHYNDETLKKVHNSTYAHESVRSQLPNNLSSDGSKNKVQKSHEPLSLNAVAKDLEMPLPPLALAPLQHGIRPCNISTVLADLIEAVRPLAHKQQRVVELSELSDPLQVAVEEPALRQALSNLIEGALLRTHVGGKVEIVSTGAPAGGSLVVIDDDGPDMHYMTQMHSLTPFGADLFSEDMVEDNLTWNFVAGIAVAREILESYGCVLRIISPRTTDAALGAGGTRVELWLPLFLESSDLNGHTQKE